In a genomic window of Mucilaginibacter sp. KACC 22063:
- a CDS encoding (Fe-S)-binding protein, whose translation MDTTENISETNPQQTETLHVPTMAEMMAEGKVPELLFWVGCAGSFDERAQKITRSICKILQHVGISYAVLGAEESCTGDPAKRAGNEFLFQMQALANIEVLNAYEVKKIVTGCPHCFNTLKNEYPQLGGNYEVIHHTQLIQQLIDEGRLKVQGGESFKGKRITYHDACYLGRANDVYEAPRSALEILDAELVEMKRCRTNGLCCGAGGAQMFKDPEKGNKEINVERIGDAIEAKAEIVASACPFCMTMLRDGVKYFEKEQEMQVLDIAEITARANGL comes from the coding sequence ATGGATACTACAGAAAATATATCAGAAACTAATCCTCAGCAGACTGAAACGCTGCATGTACCAACCATGGCAGAAATGATGGCCGAAGGTAAAGTGCCTGAGCTGTTATTTTGGGTAGGATGTGCGGGCAGTTTTGACGAGCGTGCGCAAAAGATCACCCGTAGCATCTGTAAAATATTGCAGCATGTGGGCATCAGCTATGCTGTTTTAGGTGCGGAAGAAAGCTGCACCGGCGACCCGGCCAAACGCGCTGGTAACGAGTTTCTGTTCCAGATGCAGGCCTTAGCCAATATTGAAGTATTAAATGCTTATGAGGTTAAAAAAATTGTGACCGGCTGCCCGCATTGTTTTAATACGCTTAAAAATGAATACCCGCAATTAGGCGGCAACTACGAGGTTATCCATCACACGCAACTTATACAACAACTGATAGACGAAGGCCGCTTAAAGGTACAGGGTGGCGAAAGCTTTAAGGGCAAACGCATCACCTATCATGATGCCTGTTACTTAGGCCGCGCTAATGATGTTTACGAAGCGCCGCGCAGTGCATTAGAGATATTAGACGCCGAACTTGTAGAAATGAAGCGCTGCCGTACAAACGGTTTATGCTGTGGTGCAGGCGGTGCGCAAATGTTTAAAGACCCTGAAAAAGGGAACAAAGAAATAAACGTTGAGCGTATTGGCGATGCCATTGAAGCAAAGGCTGAAATTGTAGCTTCTGCGTGCCCATTCTGCATGACGATGCTGCGCGACGGTGTTAAGTACTTTGAAAAAGAGCAGGAAATGCAGGTGCTTGATATTGCCGAAATCACTGCCAGGGCAAACGGCTTGTAA